The following are encoded in a window of Sulfitobacter sp. S190 genomic DNA:
- a CDS encoding iron-sulfur cluster assembly scaffold protein yields the protein MSNDSDLIKLYSSRILALAADIPHLGRLDDPDATVNRRSPLCGSSVTVDVRVDGDRLAEMGQDVKACALGQAAAAVTAQAAVGADLAQLQKGRDQLRAMLKGKGDVPDAPFAGFEVLTPAVEYKNRHASILLSIEALTEAVEAAQTAKAI from the coding sequence ATGTCGAACGACAGCGATCTCATCAAGCTCTATTCATCGCGGATTCTTGCGCTAGCGGCGGATATTCCGCATCTCGGCCGATTGGACGACCCCGATGCGACAGTAAACCGTCGCTCGCCGCTGTGCGGGTCGAGCGTGACCGTGGATGTGCGCGTGGATGGCGACCGGCTGGCCGAAATGGGTCAGGACGTGAAGGCTTGCGCGTTGGGTCAGGCAGCCGCCGCCGTCACGGCCCAAGCAGCGGTCGGCGCCGATCTGGCCCAGCTGCAAAAAGGTCGGGACCAACTGCGCGCGATGCTCAAAGGTAAGGGCGATGTGCCTGACGCGCCCTTCGCCGGGTTCGAAGTGCTGACCCCCGCGGTCGAGTACAAGAACCGCCATGCGTCGATATTGCTGAGCATCGAGGCCCTGACCGAAGCGGTAGAGGCCGCGCAAACGGCCAAGGCCATTTAG